Proteins co-encoded in one Pyxidicoccus xibeiensis genomic window:
- a CDS encoding sensor histidine kinase → MRLARKFTLALVLLAVAVISGLQYIQVRRELERSALDMQLDHRLLGHTLAGAIGKAWQLAGEREALTLLHQSNRFQEQVHLRWVWLDGGPGTPPMGSFPPRLLAALRSGMDGSMVDPSPEPGLLHSYTPVVINGTRLGAIEITESLGEQRMHVRTVVMGTIAATAAITLAFLIAAMAMGRRLVGEPVQQLVQLADRIGRGDLTARVRLPQKRGDELTTLASAMNRMGEQLEETRARLASETAARLSAVDHLRHADRLTTVGKLASGVAHELGTPLNVVMGRAKMISSGEAEGEEVGECANIISQQAQHMTGIIRQLLDFARRRPLQRATEDVQELVERSLSLLRPMASKRSVALEAQVPAGLAVEVDGGQVQQVLTNLVMNGLQAMKRPGTLRVRAVEERAAPPEALGGPVADYVRLDVEDEGEGIPADVLPHVFEPFFTTKDVGEGTGLGLSVSYGLVRDHGGWIAVRSEPGRGSCFSIYLPRGGS, encoded by the coding sequence GTGAGACTCGCTCGCAAGTTCACCCTGGCCCTCGTGCTGCTCGCTGTGGCCGTCATCTCCGGGCTGCAGTACATCCAGGTGCGTCGGGAGCTGGAGCGCTCCGCCCTGGACATGCAGCTCGACCACCGGCTGCTCGGCCACACGCTGGCGGGCGCCATCGGCAAGGCGTGGCAGCTCGCCGGCGAGCGCGAGGCCCTCACCCTCCTCCACCAGTCCAACCGCTTCCAGGAGCAGGTGCACCTGCGCTGGGTGTGGCTCGACGGCGGGCCCGGTACCCCGCCCATGGGCTCCTTCCCGCCACGCCTGCTCGCCGCGCTGCGCTCGGGGATGGACGGCTCCATGGTGGACCCCAGCCCGGAGCCCGGCCTGCTGCACTCGTACACGCCGGTCGTCATCAACGGCACGCGCCTGGGCGCCATCGAAATCACCGAGTCGCTGGGCGAGCAGCGCATGCACGTGCGCACCGTGGTGATGGGCACCATCGCCGCCACCGCCGCGATTACGCTCGCCTTCCTCATCGCCGCCATGGCCATGGGCCGGCGCCTGGTGGGCGAGCCCGTGCAGCAGCTCGTCCAGCTCGCGGACCGCATCGGCCGGGGAGACCTCACCGCCCGCGTGCGCCTGCCCCAGAAGCGCGGCGACGAGCTGACCACGCTGGCCAGCGCCATGAACCGCATGGGCGAGCAGCTCGAGGAGACGCGCGCGCGGCTGGCCTCGGAGACGGCGGCGCGGCTGTCCGCCGTGGACCACCTGCGCCACGCGGACCGGCTCACCACCGTGGGCAAGCTCGCCTCGGGCGTCGCCCACGAGCTGGGCACGCCGCTCAACGTCGTCATGGGCCGGGCGAAGATGATTTCCAGCGGCGAGGCCGAGGGCGAGGAGGTGGGCGAGTGCGCCAACATCATCTCCCAGCAGGCCCAGCACATGACGGGCATCATCCGCCAGCTCTTGGACTTCGCCCGCCGCCGCCCGCTCCAGCGCGCCACGGAGGACGTGCAGGAGCTGGTCGAGCGCTCGCTCTCCCTTTTGCGCCCCATGGCGTCCAAGCGCAGCGTCGCGCTGGAGGCCCAGGTGCCCGCCGGGCTGGCGGTGGAGGTCGACGGCGGGCAGGTGCAGCAGGTGCTCACGAACCTGGTGATGAACGGCCTGCAGGCCATGAAGCGGCCGGGCACCCTGCGCGTGCGCGCCGTGGAGGAGCGCGCCGCGCCGCCCGAGGCCCTGGGAGGCCCCGTGGCCGACTACGTGCGGCTGGACGTGGAGGACGAGGGCGAGGGCATCCCCGCCGACGTGCTGCCCCACGTCTTCGAGCCCTTCTTCACCACCAAGGACGTGGGCGAGGGCACCGGCCTGGGCCTGTCCGTGTCCTATGGTCTGGTGAGGGACCATGGAGGCTGGATTGCCGTGCGCAGCGAGCCCGGACGCGGTAGCTGCTTCTCCATCTACCTGCCACGAGGAGGAAGCTGA
- a CDS encoding sigma-54-dependent transcriptional regulator: protein MPGRVLVVEDEREMRAMLEKGLTRRGFTPVALPSADEALTRLAAEDFDVVLTDLRMPGMDGLALCERIALNRPDIPVVVVTAFGSLETAVAAIRAGAYDFVTKPIDVDALVLVLERAVQHRALRDEVRRLRQELGRRDDGDAVVGESLAMKQAYALIDRVADLDSTVLITGESGTGKEVAARAVHARGRRKSGPFVALNCAAMPEALLESELFGHAKGAFTDAKAARTGLFVQAHGGTLFLDEVGELPLTLQPKLLRALQERVVRPVGGDTEVPFDARIVAATNRDLELAVEEGRFREDLYYRLNVIGVELPPLRARGNDVLALSQRFIEQFAARTGKRVVGLSPAAAQRLLTYGWPGNVRELQNCIERAVALTSFEQLTVDDLPERVRNYSQPKAVPENTDPSELVTLEEVERRYIHRVMEAVGGSRTLAARVLGVDRKTLYRKLERDDEATAKKP from the coding sequence ATGCCGGGCCGCGTCCTGGTCGTCGAGGACGAGCGCGAGATGCGCGCCATGCTGGAGAAGGGACTGACGCGCCGGGGCTTCACGCCGGTGGCGCTGCCGTCCGCGGACGAGGCCCTGACGCGGCTGGCCGCCGAGGACTTCGACGTGGTGCTGACGGACCTGCGCATGCCCGGCATGGACGGGCTGGCGCTGTGCGAGCGCATCGCCCTCAACCGCCCGGACATCCCCGTGGTGGTGGTGACGGCCTTCGGCAGCCTGGAGACGGCGGTGGCCGCCATCCGCGCGGGCGCGTACGACTTCGTCACCAAGCCCATCGACGTGGACGCGCTGGTGCTGGTGCTGGAGCGCGCCGTGCAGCACCGCGCCCTGCGCGACGAGGTGCGCCGGCTGCGCCAGGAGCTGGGCCGCCGCGACGACGGCGACGCCGTGGTGGGCGAGAGCCTCGCCATGAAGCAGGCCTACGCGCTCATCGACCGCGTGGCGGACCTGGACTCCACGGTGCTGATTACGGGTGAGAGCGGCACCGGCAAGGAGGTGGCCGCCCGGGCCGTCCACGCGCGCGGCCGGCGCAAGAGCGGGCCCTTCGTGGCCCTCAACTGCGCGGCCATGCCGGAGGCCCTGCTGGAGAGCGAGCTGTTCGGCCACGCGAAGGGCGCCTTCACCGACGCCAAGGCGGCGCGCACCGGCCTCTTCGTCCAGGCCCACGGCGGCACCCTCTTCCTGGACGAGGTGGGCGAGCTGCCCCTCACGCTCCAGCCCAAGCTGTTGCGCGCGCTGCAGGAGCGCGTGGTGCGCCCGGTGGGTGGGGACACCGAGGTGCCCTTCGACGCGCGCATCGTCGCGGCCACCAACCGGGACTTGGAGCTGGCCGTGGAGGAGGGCCGCTTCCGCGAGGACCTCTACTACCGGCTCAACGTCATCGGCGTGGAGCTGCCGCCGCTGCGGGCGCGCGGCAACGACGTGCTCGCCCTGTCCCAGCGCTTCATCGAGCAGTTCGCCGCGCGCACCGGCAAGCGCGTGGTGGGGCTGTCTCCGGCCGCGGCGCAGCGGCTGCTCACGTACGGGTGGCCGGGCAACGTGCGCGAGCTGCAGAACTGCATCGAGCGCGCGGTGGCCCTCACCTCCTTCGAGCAGCTCACCGTGGATGACCTGCCGGAGCGCGTGCGCAACTACAGCCAGCCCAAGGCGGTGCCGGAGAACACGGACCCGTCGGAGCTGGTGACGCTGGAAGAGGTGGAGCGCCGCTACATCCACCGGGTGATGGAGGCGGTGGGCGGCAGCCGGACGCTGGCCGCGCGCGTGCTCGGGGTGGACCGCAAGACGCTCTACCGCAAGCTGGAGCGCGACGACGAGGCGACGGCGAAGAAGCCCTAG
- a CDS encoding glutaminyl-peptide cyclotransferase: MRLSPRNPSWLLTLSALSVGCTPALRPVPEGTEGPEHPVPERRVARIVQEYPHATDAFTQGLVFHQGHLFESTGHEGTLRQLSFDSAEPVWLEELGDIFTEGLASDGERLYQLTWTEGLLFTWSGMPPRREKTTRYAGDGWGLCYWQGKLVRSDGSSTLTFHAVEDFRVLGTVEVTLQGQPVDQLNELECANGVIYANVWHSSDVVEIDPSTGRVVAVIDASELVRAVAPALTSRESVLNGIAVEPGTGRMFMTGKRWPRLFEVRLEPAG; the protein is encoded by the coding sequence ATGAGGCTGTCCCCGCGGAACCCGTCCTGGCTGCTGACCCTGAGCGCGCTGAGTGTGGGCTGCACTCCCGCCCTCCGGCCCGTTCCGGAAGGCACGGAGGGCCCCGAGCACCCGGTGCCCGAGCGGCGCGTGGCCCGCATCGTCCAGGAGTATCCGCACGCGACGGACGCCTTCACGCAGGGGCTCGTCTTCCACCAGGGGCACCTCTTCGAGAGCACCGGCCACGAGGGCACGCTGCGGCAGCTCTCCTTCGACTCGGCGGAGCCGGTGTGGCTGGAGGAGCTCGGGGACATCTTCACCGAGGGGCTGGCCAGCGACGGTGAGCGCCTCTACCAGCTCACCTGGACGGAGGGCCTGCTCTTCACGTGGAGCGGCATGCCCCCGCGCCGGGAGAAGACGACGCGCTACGCGGGCGACGGCTGGGGCCTGTGCTACTGGCAGGGGAAGCTGGTGCGCAGCGACGGCAGCTCCACGCTGACGTTCCATGCGGTGGAGGACTTCCGCGTGCTGGGCACCGTGGAGGTGACGCTCCAGGGGCAGCCCGTGGACCAGCTCAACGAGCTGGAGTGCGCCAACGGCGTCATCTACGCCAACGTGTGGCACAGCTCGGACGTGGTGGAGATAGACCCCTCCACGGGCCGGGTGGTGGCCGTCATCGACGCGTCAGAGCTGGTGCGCGCGGTGGCGCCGGCGCTGACCAGCCGCGAGTCGGTGCTCAACGGCATCGCCGTGGAGCCCGGCACCGGCCGCATGTTCATGACGGGCAAGCGGTGGCCCCGGCTGTTCGAGGTGCGGCTGGAGCCCGCGGGCTAG
- a CDS encoding response regulator transcription factor yields the protein MQAETRTCPPSTREWATRRGAPRVLVADDQPEMRALLRRALLRKGYDVVEAPDGPGLVKAIVDGLMEQRTQGPDLIVSDVRMPGFSGLEVLARLRRDGWTTPFVLITAFGDAQLHADATKLGAACVLNKPFAMEDLCAAVEALVPPLR from the coding sequence ATGCAGGCGGAGACGCGGACGTGCCCGCCCTCGACGCGGGAGTGGGCGACGCGACGGGGGGCGCCGCGCGTGCTGGTGGCGGACGACCAGCCGGAGATGCGGGCGCTGCTGCGGCGGGCCCTGCTGCGCAAGGGCTATGACGTGGTGGAGGCGCCTGACGGGCCGGGCCTGGTGAAGGCCATCGTCGACGGCCTGATGGAGCAGCGGACGCAGGGGCCGGACCTCATCGTCTCCGACGTGCGCATGCCTGGCTTCTCCGGCCTGGAGGTGCTGGCCCGGCTGCGGCGTGACGGCTGGACGACGCCCTTCGTCCTCATCACCGCCTTTGGCGACGCGCAATTGCACGCGGATGCGACAAAGCTGGGCGCGGCGTGTGTGCTCAACAAGCCGTTCGCCATGGAGGACCTGTGCGCGGCAGTGGAAGCGCTCGTGCCTCCGCTGCGCTGA
- a CDS encoding Do family serine endopeptidase, protein MACSLPSRRFLSALALLPAATLVACGGQAQGSSQASANAAATPPAVKAAAAPAPTPPASPNVPAQQALYSPAASGAPGTLTSLAPLVDAVKGAVVNVEVQARPKRMSGMQRLPPGFGERFGMPPGMGGFEGQTPPRQGAGSGFIIDASGTVLTNNHVVQDADVVRVKLDDGRAFDAEVLGRDPLTDVALLKMKNAPANLPAVPLGDSDVLRVGDAVMAIGNPFGLASSVSAGILSARARDIHAGPYDEFLQTDAAINPGNSGGPLFNMKGEVVGMNTAIIGGATGIGFAVPSNLIRGLLPQLQDNGVVRRGYLGLSIQDLTPELARAMGVQATKGAVVAGLTPNGPGARAGLREEDIITSVEGKPVDSAGVLTRTVALLKPDSRVKVELLRGGKPQTVEVTLGTRPAMQGEEEVAPRNAQATAPRRLGVQLSQTQDGVQVMAVEPGSPAERAGLVPGMVLVQVGDQKIGSAEDVSRALNAAKSGDALLLRVRAPNSDTALLRAVEVP, encoded by the coding sequence ATGGCCTGCTCGCTCCCGTCTCGCCGCTTCCTCAGCGCCCTGGCCCTCCTTCCCGCCGCCACGCTCGTCGCATGCGGTGGACAGGCCCAGGGCTCTTCCCAGGCTTCCGCCAACGCCGCGGCCACCCCGCCCGCGGTGAAGGCCGCCGCGGCTCCAGCGCCCACGCCGCCGGCCTCACCCAACGTGCCCGCGCAGCAGGCGCTCTACAGCCCCGCGGCCTCCGGTGCGCCCGGCACGCTCACCTCGCTGGCGCCGCTGGTGGACGCGGTGAAGGGCGCCGTCGTCAACGTGGAGGTACAGGCGCGGCCCAAGCGCATGTCCGGCATGCAGCGGCTGCCGCCCGGCTTCGGGGAGCGCTTCGGCATGCCGCCCGGCATGGGCGGCTTCGAGGGCCAGACGCCGCCGCGCCAGGGCGCGGGCTCCGGCTTCATCATCGACGCGTCGGGCACGGTGCTCACCAACAACCACGTGGTGCAGGACGCGGACGTGGTGCGCGTGAAGCTGGATGACGGCCGCGCCTTCGACGCGGAGGTGCTGGGAAGAGACCCGCTCACCGACGTGGCGCTGCTGAAGATGAAGAACGCGCCGGCCAACCTGCCCGCCGTGCCGCTGGGCGACTCGGACGTGCTGCGCGTGGGCGACGCGGTGATGGCCATCGGCAACCCGTTCGGCCTGGCCTCCAGCGTCAGCGCGGGCATCCTCTCCGCCCGGGCGCGCGACATCCACGCCGGCCCCTACGACGAGTTCCTCCAGACGGACGCCGCCATCAACCCCGGCAACTCCGGCGGGCCGCTCTTCAACATGAAGGGCGAGGTGGTGGGCATGAACACGGCCATCATCGGCGGCGCCACCGGCATCGGCTTCGCGGTGCCCAGCAACCTCATCCGTGGGCTGCTGCCGCAGCTGCAGGACAACGGCGTCGTCCGGCGTGGCTACCTGGGCCTGTCCATCCAGGACCTCACCCCGGAGCTGGCGCGCGCCATGGGCGTGCAGGCGACGAAGGGCGCCGTCGTGGCGGGCCTCACCCCGAACGGCCCCGGCGCCCGCGCCGGCCTGCGCGAGGAGGACATCATCACCTCCGTGGAGGGCAAGCCGGTGGACTCGGCCGGAGTGCTCACCCGCACGGTGGCCCTGCTCAAGCCGGACAGCCGCGTGAAGGTGGAGCTCCTGCGCGGGGGCAAGCCGCAGACGGTGGAGGTGACGCTGGGCACGCGGCCGGCCATGCAGGGCGAGGAGGAAGTCGCGCCGCGCAATGCCCAGGCGACGGCCCCGCGCCGGCTGGGCGTGCAGCTGTCCCAGACGCAGGACGGCGTGCAGGTGATGGCGGTGGAGCCCGGCAGCCCCGCCGAGCGCGCGGGCCTGGTGCCCGGCATGGTGCTCGTCCAGGTAGGGGACCAGAAGATTGGCAGCGCGGAGGACGTGTCTCGCGCCCTCAACGCGGCCAAGTCCGGCGACGCCCTGCTGCTGCGCGTGCGCGCCCCCAACTCGGACACCGCCCTGCTGCGCGCGGTGGAGGTGCCGTAG
- a CDS encoding serine/threonine-protein kinase, which yields MPRCQTCGRRWEGSHAPCPPGPPLAGGSAALSDVLTPLPVIPGYQVERVVAHGGFGVLLGAWRASDGRRVAIKLARGGSVLGRAQLVREAEALRVLGPPTVPALYEFGTLTTGARFLAMEYLPLPTLADRLARVSGPLRGDELAARALAVVDTAAQVHARGLTHCDLKPEHLFLDDVSGRVRVFDFGLVRGTSTEAVALPVGSTSSDNSGFAGTAEYMAPEQCAGNADVDPRTDVYALGVLLYELLTGRPPFFGPTPDVLQAHLSLRPPPPSDFAPVPPALEEVVLRCLAKERARRPEDATALATVLREAFEHARHPAEPASLRPAAPGEPRPAQVRRSVAVLFLTSRANPVSLQKALGSYGGHMAFTDGPRIAAVFDPDVGENPVRRAMRAAEGLAERGLSPGALVDVSAVTVQRRPTGTPRYLGAILSREDRYPTGPDAHGLLLSPAAAEAVPEVPCMEVPGLRGLLRPAPPGAAPRPDITVLQLGSEVLVGREAELASLLESARSAVGEAAPTLVTVLSERGHGKSHLAATLARRLQAMLPHARVYSTRSREPVQGDPDGTLRTLLRCALTAFEREDTDTEEQGRTAIHQRLGPTLGSELWPGVAASLGWYAPGGPELQSWAAAPGALRSLAMRATGELLAANARERPLCLVIDDAHFAEETALDALEYACLAEASVPLWVCVLARPGFEKSRPTWGTRAARQATLSLPALPADQAQALCRMLLKPVENVPAQAVERIVERAQHVPLYVVELVRGLKRQGLVRQRAPGGSWYLVTDGLEKVPELRLVEWLADRELGALPPSLAAHARLCALLGTDFTAATAEGVVRELERDGAAGGFPLDAGHATRRLLDSGLLVAHRQEGLSFRNELLREAVASTLPAAERQRIHHAAYRYYLGPAGASERQRLPRLALHAAAAGLRDEAAALSIDLAESARGRHAFLDAEAMYTRALELLEASDELRCLTALRGRGLMRIRIGRYDDSLADFAAARERARLLGDARTEVELLLDEAMALDWTNDYARSEGRAQEAQALAARVESPYVQARLLLALGRAQFRKGEWQEARMPLEAAAERARRLGDAGYETQVVAQLLLAVILPNLGDIDETDRVLTEVIDACTERGDRFHLGSAINNRRNLWVARKDLASALKDQERFMHLGRELGMVGWEYFAEHNLGELHYQAGDVDAAAPHIARAIALERRHPEVASRPWALLLQARAMAWTSRHTRAREVLAQVRQVLADGGQSVELSPSEEVLFAMVELATRDAPADEWRALRERSAQVSVEQEPLEVLEMMGLAALRRGDVGEASRVLHEALERAIHVPNLMEGRIRRALERVRDVTPAA from the coding sequence GTGCCGCGCTGTCAGACATGTGGGCGGCGCTGGGAAGGTTCCCACGCGCCATGCCCACCGGGTCCGCCCCTGGCCGGGGGGAGCGCCGCATTGTCCGACGTGCTCACCCCCCTGCCCGTCATCCCGGGCTACCAGGTGGAGCGCGTCGTGGCGCACGGCGGCTTCGGCGTGCTGCTGGGCGCCTGGCGGGCCTCGGACGGCAGGCGCGTGGCCATCAAGCTGGCGCGCGGCGGCAGCGTGCTGGGCCGCGCGCAGCTGGTGCGCGAGGCAGAGGCCCTGCGCGTGCTGGGCCCTCCCACCGTGCCCGCCCTGTACGAGTTCGGCACCCTGACCACCGGCGCGCGCTTCCTCGCCATGGAGTACCTGCCCCTGCCCACGCTGGCGGACCGGCTGGCGCGCGTCTCCGGGCCGCTGCGCGGTGACGAGCTGGCGGCGCGCGCCCTGGCGGTGGTGGACACGGCGGCCCAGGTCCACGCGCGGGGGCTGACGCACTGCGACTTGAAGCCGGAGCACCTCTTCCTGGACGACGTGTCCGGCCGTGTGCGCGTCTTCGACTTCGGCCTGGTGCGCGGCACCTCCACGGAGGCGGTGGCGCTGCCCGTGGGGTCCACCTCCAGCGACAACTCCGGCTTCGCCGGCACCGCGGAGTACATGGCCCCCGAGCAGTGCGCGGGCAACGCGGACGTGGACCCGCGCACGGACGTGTACGCGCTGGGCGTGCTCCTCTACGAGCTGCTCACCGGCCGGCCGCCCTTCTTCGGCCCCACCCCGGACGTGCTCCAGGCCCACCTGTCCCTGCGGCCCCCGCCGCCGTCGGACTTCGCGCCGGTGCCACCCGCGCTGGAAGAGGTCGTCCTGCGCTGCCTCGCCAAGGAGCGCGCCCGCCGCCCGGAGGACGCCACCGCCCTGGCCACCGTGCTGCGCGAGGCCTTCGAGCACGCGCGCCACCCGGCGGAGCCGGCCTCGCTCCGGCCCGCGGCCCCCGGAGAGCCCCGCCCCGCGCAGGTGCGCCGCTCCGTCGCCGTCCTCTTCCTCACCTCGCGCGCCAACCCCGTGTCGCTCCAGAAGGCCCTGGGCTCCTACGGCGGCCACATGGCCTTCACGGACGGGCCGCGCATCGCCGCCGTCTTCGACCCGGACGTGGGGGAGAACCCGGTGCGCCGCGCCATGCGCGCCGCGGAGGGGCTGGCCGAGCGGGGCCTGTCCCCCGGCGCGCTGGTGGACGTGTCCGCCGTCACCGTGCAGCGCCGCCCCACCGGCACCCCGCGCTACCTGGGCGCCATCCTCTCGCGCGAGGACCGCTACCCCACCGGCCCGGACGCGCACGGGCTGCTGCTGTCCCCCGCCGCCGCGGAGGCCGTGCCGGAGGTCCCCTGCATGGAGGTGCCGGGCCTGCGTGGCCTGCTGCGCCCCGCGCCCCCGGGAGCGGCGCCGCGCCCGGACATCACCGTCCTCCAGCTGGGCAGCGAGGTGCTGGTGGGCCGCGAGGCGGAGCTGGCCTCGCTGCTGGAGAGCGCGCGCTCCGCGGTGGGCGAGGCCGCGCCCACGCTCGTCACGGTGCTGAGCGAGCGGGGCCACGGCAAGAGCCACCTCGCGGCCACGCTGGCGCGCCGGCTCCAGGCCATGCTGCCCCATGCGCGGGTGTACTCCACGCGCTCGCGCGAGCCGGTGCAGGGCGACCCGGACGGCACCCTGCGCACGCTCTTGCGCTGCGCGCTCACCGCCTTCGAGCGGGAGGACACGGACACGGAGGAGCAGGGCCGCACCGCCATCCACCAGCGGCTGGGCCCCACGCTGGGCTCCGAGCTGTGGCCCGGCGTGGCCGCCTCCCTGGGCTGGTATGCGCCCGGCGGGCCGGAGCTGCAGAGCTGGGCGGCGGCCCCTGGCGCGCTGCGCTCGCTGGCCATGCGCGCCACCGGCGAGCTGCTGGCGGCCAACGCCCGCGAGCGCCCGCTGTGCCTCGTCATCGACGATGCGCACTTCGCCGAGGAGACGGCGCTGGACGCGCTGGAGTACGCCTGCCTCGCCGAGGCGAGCGTCCCGCTGTGGGTGTGCGTGCTGGCGCGGCCGGGCTTCGAGAAGAGCCGCCCCACCTGGGGCACCCGCGCCGCGCGGCAGGCCACGCTGTCTTTGCCCGCGCTGCCGGCGGACCAGGCGCAGGCGCTGTGCCGCATGCTGCTCAAGCCGGTGGAGAACGTGCCCGCGCAGGCGGTGGAGCGCATCGTCGAGCGCGCCCAGCACGTGCCCCTCTACGTGGTGGAGCTGGTGCGCGGCCTCAAGCGCCAGGGGCTGGTGCGCCAGCGCGCGCCCGGCGGCAGCTGGTACCTCGTCACCGACGGGCTGGAGAAGGTACCCGAGCTGCGGCTGGTGGAGTGGCTGGCGGACCGCGAGCTGGGCGCGCTGCCTCCGTCGCTCGCCGCGCACGCGCGGCTGTGCGCCCTGCTGGGCACGGACTTCACCGCCGCGACGGCGGAGGGCGTGGTGCGGGAGCTGGAGCGCGACGGCGCCGCGGGCGGCTTCCCGCTGGACGCGGGCCACGCCACCCGGCGCCTGCTCGACTCCGGCCTGCTGGTGGCCCACCGCCAGGAGGGCTTGAGCTTCCGTAACGAGCTCTTGCGCGAGGCCGTGGCCTCCACCCTGCCCGCCGCCGAGCGCCAGCGCATCCACCACGCCGCGTACCGCTACTACCTGGGCCCGGCGGGGGCCAGCGAGCGCCAGCGCCTGCCCCGCCTGGCCCTGCACGCCGCCGCCGCCGGCCTGCGGGACGAGGCCGCCGCGCTCTCCATCGACCTGGCGGAGTCCGCACGCGGCCGTCACGCCTTCCTCGACGCGGAGGCCATGTACACGCGGGCGCTGGAGCTCCTGGAGGCCTCGGACGAGCTGCGCTGCCTCACCGCGCTGCGCGGCCGGGGGCTGATGCGCATCCGCATCGGCCGGTATGACGACTCGCTGGCGGACTTCGCCGCCGCGCGCGAGCGGGCCCGGCTGCTGGGCGACGCGCGCACGGAGGTGGAGCTGCTGCTGGACGAGGCCATGGCGCTGGACTGGACGAACGACTACGCGCGCAGCGAGGGCCGCGCGCAGGAGGCCCAGGCGCTGGCGGCCCGCGTGGAGTCGCCCTATGTGCAGGCCCGGCTGCTGCTGGCGCTGGGCCGCGCCCAGTTCCGCAAGGGCGAGTGGCAGGAGGCGCGCATGCCCCTGGAGGCCGCCGCCGAGCGCGCCCGCAGGCTGGGGGACGCGGGCTACGAGACGCAGGTGGTGGCGCAGCTGCTGCTGGCCGTCATCCTCCCCAACCTGGGCGACATCGACGAGACGGACCGCGTGCTGACGGAGGTCATCGACGCGTGCACCGAGCGTGGAGACCGCTTCCACCTGGGCAGCGCCATCAACAACCGCCGCAACCTGTGGGTGGCGCGTAAAGATTTAGCCAGCGCGCTGAAGGACCAGGAGCGCTTCATGCACCTGGGCCGCGAGCTGGGCATGGTGGGCTGGGAGTACTTCGCCGAGCACAACCTGGGCGAGCTGCACTACCAGGCAGGCGACGTGGACGCCGCGGCGCCGCACATCGCCCGGGCGATTGCGCTGGAGCGCCGGCACCCGGAGGTGGCGTCGCGCCCGTGGGCGCTGCTGCTGCAGGCGCGGGCCATGGCATGGACGAGCCGGCACACGCGCGCGAGGGAGGTCCTGGCCCAGGTGCGGCAGGTGCTGGCGGACGGCGGGCAGTCGGTGGAGCTGAGCCCCTCCGAGGAGGTGCTCTTCGCCATGGTGGAGCTGGCCACGCGCGACGCCCCGGCGGACGAGTGGCGGGCGCTGCGCGAGCGCTCGGCCCAGGTGTCCGTGGAGCAGGAGCCCCTGGAGGTGCTGGAGATGATGGGGCTGGCGGCGCTGCGCCGGGGCGACGTTGGCGAGGCCTCGCGCGTGCTGCACGAGGCCCTGGAGCGCGCCATCCACGTGCCCAACCTCATGGAGGGCCGCATCCGCCGCGCGCTGGAGCGGGTGAGGGACGTCACCCCTGCTGCATGA